The following coding sequences are from one Capsicum annuum cultivar UCD-10X-F1 chromosome 3, UCD10Xv1.1, whole genome shotgun sequence window:
- the LOC107861979 gene encoding metal transporter Nramp6 isoform X1: MAASSSPQPQFMTNTANRSLSNQPLIDDIECDQIVVPDKKSWKNIFAYIGPGFLVSIAYIDPGNFQTDLQAGAQYKYGLLWIILLASFAALVIQSLAANLGVVTGKHLAEHCRKEYAKVPNFILWVIAEIAIVACDIPEVIGTAFALNMLFKIPVWCGVLITGLSTLTLLLLQQYGVRKLEFFIAFLVLTIAICFFVELGYAKPDPSEVLQGLFVPQLKGSGATKLAISLLGAMVMPHNLFLHSALVLSRKIPRSVNGIKEACRYYLIESGLALMVAFLINISVISVSGAVCNSPSMSPDDRDKCEDLDLNKASFLLKNVLGNWSSKLFAIALLASGQSSTITGTYAGQYVMQGFLDLRLKPWIRNFLTRCLAIVPSLVVSLIGGSGGAGDLIIIASMILSFELPFALIPLLKFTSSKTKMGSHANPVAVSAATWVIGTLIMGINIYYLAEKLVTSLRDSNLGKAAKVLCGILGGSCLLVYLSSILYLAIRKNKEGTHLLALTGQEGLQVSDINNLPREDILRMQLPQQRTTN, translated from the exons ATGGCGGCGAGCTCGTCCCCACAACCACAGTTTATGACAAACACTGCAAATAGGAGCCTTTCAAATCAGCCACTGATTGATGATATCGAATGTGATCAGATTGTTGTACCCGAC AAGAAAAGCTGGAAGAACATATTTGCGTATATTGGTCCTGGTTTCCTTGTTTCTATTGCCTATATCGATCCTGGAAATT TTCAAACTGATTTACAAGCCGGAGCTCAGTACAAATATGGG TTGCTTTGGATAATATTACTGGCGTCCTTTGCAGCTCTTGTGATCCAATCCCTGGCAGCAAATCTTGGGGTTGTTACAG GAAAGCATCTTGCGGAGCATTGCAGAAAGGAGTACGCAAAGGTGCCAAACTTCATCTTATGGGTCATAGCTGAAATCGCTATTGTGGCGTGTGACATTCCTGAAG TTATTGGGACAGCATTTGCTTTAAACATGCTCTTCAAAATACCAGTATGGTGTGGTGTGCTAATCACAGGGCTGAGTACCTTGACTCTACTTTTGTTGCAACAATATGGG GTTcggaaacttgaattctttatTGCATTCCTTGTACTTACAATAGCTATATGCTTCTTTGTGGAGCTTGGATATGCAAAACCCGACCCCTCAGAAGTTCTTCAGGGGCTTTTCGTTCCTCAACTCAAAGGGAGTGGTGCTACTAAGCTTGCTATTTCCCTTCTTGGTGCTATGGTTATGCC CCACAATCTTTTCCTCCATTCAGCCCTGGTGCTTTCCCGAAAAATTCCTCGATCTGTGAACGGCATCAAA GAGGCGTGCAGATACTACCTGATCGAAAGTGGCCTGGCTTTGATGGTGGCATTTCTTATTAACATATCAGTTATCTCAGTAAGTGGTGCTGTCTGCAATTCCCCTTCTATGAGCCCAGATGATCGGGATAAGTGTGAGGACTTAGACTTGAACAAAGCATCTTTTTTACTCAAA AATGTTTTAGGCAACTGGAGTTCCAAGCTATTTGCAATTGCTTTACTAGCATCAGGGCAGAGTTCGACAATAACTGGGACGTACGCCGGGCAATATGTTATGCAG GGTTTTCTTGATTTACGACTGAAGCCGTGGATTAGGAACTTCTTAACTCGATGCTTAGCCATAGTTCCAAGTTTAGTGGTTTCACTAATTGGAGGCTCTGGTGGGGCTGGTGACCTGATCATTATTGCTTCG ATGATCTTATCTTTTGAGCTCCCCTTTGCTCTGATTCCGTTGCTCAAATTCACAAGCAGTAAGACCAAGATGGGTTCACATGCAAATCCAGTTGCG GTTTCAGCAGCCACATGGGTTATTGGAACACTAATCATGgggataaatatatattatttagcAGAAAAGTTGGTTACTTCTCTCAGGGATAGCAATTTAGGGAAGGCAGCTAAAGTTCTTTGTGGAATATTAGGCGGCTCGTGTTTGTTAGTCTATCTGAGCAGTATCTTATACTTGGCTATCCGGAAAAATAAGGAAGGCACTCATCTTCTGGCGCTTACAGGGCAAGAAGGTTTACAGGTTTCTGATATAAACAATCTACCCCGAGAGGACATTTTGCGTATGCAGTTGCCTCAGCAGAGGACCACTAATTGA
- the LOC107861979 gene encoding metal transporter Nramp6 isoform X2, with translation MISNVIRLLYPTSVFSLSSPSLLLKKSWKNIFAYIGPGFLVSIAYIDPGNFQTDLQAGAQYKYGLLWIILLASFAALVIQSLAANLGVVTGKHLAEHCRKEYAKVPNFILWVIAEIAIVACDIPEVIGTAFALNMLFKIPVWCGVLITGLSTLTLLLLQQYGVRKLEFFIAFLVLTIAICFFVELGYAKPDPSEVLQGLFVPQLKGSGATKLAISLLGAMVMPHNLFLHSALVLSRKIPRSVNGIKEACRYYLIESGLALMVAFLINISVISVSGAVCNSPSMSPDDRDKCEDLDLNKASFLLKNVLGNWSSKLFAIALLASGQSSTITGTYAGQYVMQGFLDLRLKPWIRNFLTRCLAIVPSLVVSLIGGSGGAGDLIIIASMILSFELPFALIPLLKFTSSKTKMGSHANPVAVSAATWVIGTLIMGINIYYLAEKLVTSLRDSNLGKAAKVLCGILGGSCLLVYLSSILYLAIRKNKEGTHLLALTGQEGLQVSDINNLPREDILRMQLPQQRTTN, from the exons ATGATATCGAATGTGATCAGATTGTTGTACCCGACGTCAGTCTTTTCTCTCTCTTCCCCTTCCCTACTACTA AAGAAAAGCTGGAAGAACATATTTGCGTATATTGGTCCTGGTTTCCTTGTTTCTATTGCCTATATCGATCCTGGAAATT TTCAAACTGATTTACAAGCCGGAGCTCAGTACAAATATGGG TTGCTTTGGATAATATTACTGGCGTCCTTTGCAGCTCTTGTGATCCAATCCCTGGCAGCAAATCTTGGGGTTGTTACAG GAAAGCATCTTGCGGAGCATTGCAGAAAGGAGTACGCAAAGGTGCCAAACTTCATCTTATGGGTCATAGCTGAAATCGCTATTGTGGCGTGTGACATTCCTGAAG TTATTGGGACAGCATTTGCTTTAAACATGCTCTTCAAAATACCAGTATGGTGTGGTGTGCTAATCACAGGGCTGAGTACCTTGACTCTACTTTTGTTGCAACAATATGGG GTTcggaaacttgaattctttatTGCATTCCTTGTACTTACAATAGCTATATGCTTCTTTGTGGAGCTTGGATATGCAAAACCCGACCCCTCAGAAGTTCTTCAGGGGCTTTTCGTTCCTCAACTCAAAGGGAGTGGTGCTACTAAGCTTGCTATTTCCCTTCTTGGTGCTATGGTTATGCC CCACAATCTTTTCCTCCATTCAGCCCTGGTGCTTTCCCGAAAAATTCCTCGATCTGTGAACGGCATCAAA GAGGCGTGCAGATACTACCTGATCGAAAGTGGCCTGGCTTTGATGGTGGCATTTCTTATTAACATATCAGTTATCTCAGTAAGTGGTGCTGTCTGCAATTCCCCTTCTATGAGCCCAGATGATCGGGATAAGTGTGAGGACTTAGACTTGAACAAAGCATCTTTTTTACTCAAA AATGTTTTAGGCAACTGGAGTTCCAAGCTATTTGCAATTGCTTTACTAGCATCAGGGCAGAGTTCGACAATAACTGGGACGTACGCCGGGCAATATGTTATGCAG GGTTTTCTTGATTTACGACTGAAGCCGTGGATTAGGAACTTCTTAACTCGATGCTTAGCCATAGTTCCAAGTTTAGTGGTTTCACTAATTGGAGGCTCTGGTGGGGCTGGTGACCTGATCATTATTGCTTCG ATGATCTTATCTTTTGAGCTCCCCTTTGCTCTGATTCCGTTGCTCAAATTCACAAGCAGTAAGACCAAGATGGGTTCACATGCAAATCCAGTTGCG GTTTCAGCAGCCACATGGGTTATTGGAACACTAATCATGgggataaatatatattatttagcAGAAAAGTTGGTTACTTCTCTCAGGGATAGCAATTTAGGGAAGGCAGCTAAAGTTCTTTGTGGAATATTAGGCGGCTCGTGTTTGTTAGTCTATCTGAGCAGTATCTTATACTTGGCTATCCGGAAAAATAAGGAAGGCACTCATCTTCTGGCGCTTACAGGGCAAGAAGGTTTACAGGTTTCTGATATAAACAATCTACCCCGAGAGGACATTTTGCGTATGCAGTTGCCTCAGCAGAGGACCACTAATTGA